One region of uncultured Methanolobus sp. genomic DNA includes:
- the alaS gene encoding alanine--tRNA ligase, translating into MLEDEYQLDYFSENGFVRKQCSKCGQHFWTRDLERVTCGDAPCDPYSFIGNPVFKKKFDLAQMREYYLNFFEERGHTRLERYPVIARWRDDIYLTIASIADFQPFVTSGQVPPPANPLTISQPCIRLSDLDAVGRSGRHLTTFEMMAHHAFNKKDEEIYWKDHTVELCDELFNSLGVDPLAVTYKEEPWAGGGNAGPCVEALIGGLEVATLVFMDLKQSKDGDITIKGDKYRKMDNYIVDTGYGLERFVWASQGSPTIYDAVFPEIVNELMDLAGINHELDNSEYANILAQNARLAGLMDVSEKANLFELRKQVASSIGTTVDKLSAIMEPVETVYAITDHTRCLTFMLADGVIPSNVKAGYLARLVLRRTLRMMKDMGISVPLSEIVKMHIKHLPEYPEFEEKFDVIQDILEHEERKFAETLERGKRMIQKSARHYKESGENMPLESIIEMYDSHGIPPEISKEAASEVGVAVDLPDNFYSLVAEGHSKAEEKEEKVFPYAERVARLPKTRKLFYDEPTRMDFEAVVLDVFDNHVVLDSTFFYPEGGGQPADHGTLVLEDVAHNVVDVQGVDGVVVHIIEESENEFHIKKGDMVQGHVDEERRMAHACHHTATHIVNDAARKVLGDHVWQAGAQKFVDRARLDISHYKRISQEELNRIELIANRTVMENQRVIAEWMDRIDAEKKYGFGLYQGGVPPGSTIRVLKVADDIEACAGTHCTSTGLVGPIKILKTERVQDGVERIEYAAGLAAVRSMQEMESYLRQASDALRVRPEHLPSTIDRFFNEWKEFKKENQRLKDDLAHVHVLQMANEAVDVAGMRLVAKCIPNADIDELVKIAGELTSSKDLVVLLASDAGGVKIVGAAGEDALKAGADAGKIVRAMSQVVGGGGGGKPAMARGGGVDASKINEALAEGQNILGGQLNN; encoded by the coding sequence ATGCTTGAAGACGAATATCAGCTTGATTATTTTTCAGAGAATGGATTCGTTCGCAAACAATGCTCTAAATGTGGACAACATTTCTGGACTCGTGACCTTGAAAGAGTCACTTGTGGAGATGCTCCGTGCGATCCGTACTCATTTATCGGTAATCCCGTATTTAAGAAAAAGTTTGACCTTGCGCAAATGCGTGAGTATTACCTGAACTTCTTTGAAGAAAGAGGCCACACAAGGCTTGAAAGATATCCTGTTATTGCAAGGTGGAGAGATGACATCTATCTGACCATTGCATCGATTGCGGATTTCCAGCCATTTGTTACTTCAGGGCAGGTACCGCCACCAGCTAACCCTCTGACTATTTCCCAGCCATGCATCCGTCTTTCTGACCTTGATGCAGTTGGCAGAAGTGGCCGCCATCTGACCACATTTGAAATGATGGCACATCACGCCTTTAATAAAAAGGACGAAGAAATATACTGGAAAGACCACACAGTAGAATTATGTGATGAACTTTTCAATTCCCTTGGCGTTGACCCACTGGCAGTGACCTATAAAGAGGAACCATGGGCTGGCGGTGGAAATGCCGGTCCTTGTGTTGAGGCACTTATCGGTGGTCTTGAGGTTGCAACTCTTGTGTTCATGGACCTCAAGCAGTCAAAAGACGGCGACATTACCATAAAAGGCGACAAATACCGCAAGATGGACAACTACATTGTGGATACAGGATATGGCCTTGAGAGGTTTGTATGGGCGTCGCAGGGTTCCCCTACTATATATGATGCAGTTTTCCCTGAAATTGTCAACGAGCTTATGGACCTTGCAGGTATTAACCACGAACTTGACAACTCAGAGTATGCTAACATCCTTGCCCAGAATGCCCGCCTTGCAGGTCTTATGGATGTAAGTGAGAAGGCCAATCTTTTTGAATTGAGAAAGCAAGTCGCTTCCAGCATTGGAACAACCGTGGATAAACTTTCAGCCATCATGGAGCCTGTTGAAACTGTATATGCCATAACTGATCATACACGCTGTCTGACCTTCATGCTTGCAGATGGTGTTATTCCATCAAATGTAAAGGCAGGATACCTTGCAAGACTTGTACTGCGCAGGACGCTCAGGATGATGAAGGACATGGGCATATCTGTGCCATTGTCTGAAATCGTAAAGATGCACATAAAGCACCTTCCGGAGTATCCTGAGTTCGAGGAGAAGTTCGATGTTATTCAGGATATCCTTGAACATGAGGAGCGCAAGTTCGCCGAAACTCTTGAACGTGGAAAGCGCATGATCCAGAAATCTGCCAGACATTACAAGGAATCCGGAGAGAACATGCCTCTTGAAAGTATTATCGAGATGTATGACAGTCACGGAATCCCACCGGAGATCTCAAAGGAAGCAGCATCTGAGGTTGGTGTGGCTGTGGATCTGCCGGATAATTTCTATTCTCTTGTAGCTGAAGGTCACAGCAAGGCCGAAGAAAAAGAGGAAAAAGTTTTCCCATACGCAGAAAGAGTGGCCAGGCTTCCAAAGACCAGGAAGTTGTTCTATGATGAACCTACCAGGATGGACTTTGAAGCAGTCGTCCTTGATGTATTTGACAATCATGTAGTACTTGACAGCACATTTTTCTATCCGGAAGGAGGTGGACAGCCTGCTGACCACGGTACTCTGGTTCTTGAGGATGTTGCACATAATGTAGTCGATGTTCAGGGTGTAGATGGTGTTGTTGTTCACATTATCGAAGAGTCAGAGAATGAGTTCCACATTAAAAAAGGCGACATGGTACAGGGCCATGTGGACGAAGAACGTCGTATGGCGCATGCATGTCATCACACTGCAACTCATATTGTCAATGATGCTGCACGTAAGGTGCTTGGTGATCATGTATGGCAGGCCGGTGCACAGAAATTCGTGGACCGCGCACGTCTTGATATTTCACACTACAAACGTATCTCACAGGAAGAACTTAACCGGATCGAGCTGATAGCCAATCGTACTGTTATGGAAAACCAGCGTGTTATTGCAGAATGGATGGACAGGATCGATGCCGAGAAGAAATATGGTTTTGGACTTTATCAGGGAGGTGTCCCTCCTGGAAGTACTATTCGTGTGCTGAAAGTCGCTGATGACATAGAGGCATGTGCAGGTACTCACTGTACCAGCACCGGACTTGTCGGTCCTATCAAGATACTTAAAACCGAACGTGTTCAGGACGGTGTTGAACGTATCGAGTATGCTGCAGGTCTTGCAGCCGTCAGGTCAATGCAGGAAATGGAATCATATCTCCGCCAGGCATCTGATGCACTCCGTGTCAGGCCGGAACATCTTCCGTCTACAATTGATCGTTTCTTCAATGAATGGAAAGAATTCAAGAAGGAGAATCAGAGACTCAAGGACGATCTTGCGCATGTCCATGTACTCCAGATGGCAAACGAGGCTGTTGATGTTGCAGGTATGCGCCTTGTGGCAAAATGCATTCCTAACGCAGATATTGATGAGCTTGTTAAGATCGCCGGTGAACTGACAAGCAGCAAAGACCTGGTTGTCCTTCTTGCAAGTGACGCCGGTGGTGTCAAGATAGTTGGTGCCGCAGGTGAGGATGCACTTAAAGCTGGAGCAGACGCAGGAAAGATCGTCAGGGCTATGTCCCAGGTAGTTGGCGGTGGCGGTGGCGGTAAGCCAGCCATGGCACGTGGTGGCGGTGTTGATGCCAGTAAGATCAACGAAGCACTTGCCGAAGGACAAAACATACTGGGTGGGCAATTAAATAATTAG